The following proteins are encoded in a genomic region of Fusarium oxysporum f. sp. lycopersici 4287 chromosome 1, whole genome shotgun sequence:
- a CDS encoding ethanolamine kinase, which produces MVQKLSQRPGLGKNGLVFAHCDLLCANVIIHEDDEAAPTVDFIDYEYATPSPAAFDVANHFAEWAGYDCDYSAVPRQDQRLAFVREYIKSYFSLTGEEVDEEEEVRKLMTEVDAYRGVPGFYWGIWSQIQAVISKIDFDYAQYAELRLSEYWAYKGEEDGSRKASGQEMPLREKTWWRTE; this is translated from the exons ATGGTCCAAAAACTGAGCCAGCGGCCTGGCTTGGGCAAGAACGGG CTTGTATTTGCGCACTGCGACCTGCTGTGTGCCAACGTTATCATCCacgaagacgatgaggcGGCCCCTACCGTCGACTTCATCGATTACGAGTATGCTACACCATCGCCTGCGGCTTTTGACGTGGCGAACCACTTTGCAGAGTGGGCAGGGTATGACTGCGACTACTCGGCTGTACCCAGACAGGATCAACGACTTGCGTTTGTAAGGGAGTACATCAAATCTTACTTTTCTTTAACCGGCGAGGAggtcgatgaagaggaggaggttcGGAAACTCATGACCGAGGTCGATGCGTATCGAGGAGTGCCAGGATTCTACTGGGGCATCTGGTCCCAAATCCAAGCTGTCATTTCCaagattgactttgactATGCTCAATATGCTGAACTGCGATTGAGTGAGTACTGGGCATACAAGGGCGAGGAGGATGGCAGCCGAAAAGCTTCAGGCCAAGAAATGCCATTGAGGGAAAAGACTTGGTGGCGCACCGAGTAG
- a CDS encoding hypothetical protein (At least one base has a quality score < 10) — protein MNHKTRARTLILTLMPDWRAQDSNVEFAVCDRCFGQSTRRRGVLLEGVAGR, from the exons ATGAATCACAAGACTCGGGCTCGAACACTCATCCTGACACTCATGCCAGACTGGCGAGCCCAAGACTCAAACGTTGAATTTG CTGTATGCGACAGATGCTTCGGGCAAAGCACCCGGCGCCGAGGTGTTCTTCTGGAAGGCGTCGCAGGTCGCTAG